The following proteins are encoded in a genomic region of Synechococcus sp. CBW1002:
- the folK gene encoding 2-amino-4-hydroxy-6-hydroxymethyldihydropteridine diphosphokinase yields MAWTERADPPRQAAIALGSNLGDCRATLEGALVELDASPGIRLLRRSAWYRSAPVGPPQPDYLNGCAVLEVLLSPEALLDRLLETETRFGRVRAERWGPRTLDLDLILLSDLRLDGERLQLPHPRMRERAFVLVPLAEIAPDWIDPLTGLNVAALARQLPDDGGLERLALQS; encoded by the coding sequence GTGGCCTGGACGGAGCGGGCCGATCCACCACGGCAGGCCGCCATCGCCCTGGGCAGCAACCTGGGCGACTGCCGCGCCACCCTGGAGGGCGCCCTGGTGGAGCTGGATGCCAGCCCCGGCATCCGCCTGCTGCGTCGCTCCGCCTGGTACCGCAGCGCACCGGTGGGGCCGCCGCAACCCGACTATCTCAACGGCTGCGCCGTGCTGGAGGTGCTCCTGTCGCCGGAGGCGCTGCTCGATCGGCTGCTGGAAACGGAGACCCGATTCGGGCGGGTGCGGGCCGAGCGTTGGGGGCCGCGCACCCTCGACCTCGACCTGATCCTGCTCAGCGACCTGCGCCTGGATGGCGAGCGCCTGCAGCTCCCCCATCCGCGCATGCGGGAGAGAGCCTTCGTTCTGGTGCCGCTGGCGGAGATCGCGCCCGACTGGATCGATCCGCTGACGGGCCTCAACGTGGCGGCCCTGGCCCGGCAGCTGCCGGACGACGGCGGCCTGGAGCGGCTGGCGCTGCAGAGCTGA
- a CDS encoding glycosyl transferase — protein sequence MSDFFQNGIVTTLHDLGGRSEASLAAAVAEQAQRLPLTLVLPCLHAELRGPALEPFVRQLATIPWLNEIVIGLDRADAAGFREALALFSQLPQPHHLIWNDGPRVTALIKDLGHQQLAPAERGKGHNIWLCLGLVQALGRAEVVALHDCDVVSFTPRMLARLVYPLLHPDSGFVFAKAYYPRISAGVMYGRVSRLFVTPLLRALRRCLPPSRYLEFLDSFRYPLAGECAMRWSAARRLHLPSDWGMEIGVLTEMFRDHSTRQLCQVDIAEAYDHKHQPFPPETDHKADHETDHGGGGSGLGRMGRDIALGLFRGLAAQGQVLDLALVRSLATAYQRIVLDLLDSHAADAALNGLRLDRGEETRAVSFFAACLLEAGRSFVQEDQLSRLTPTWDEVSQRRPEVLSRLAAAVAADRADRADHAGA from the coding sequence ATGAGCGACTTCTTCCAGAACGGCATCGTCACCACCCTCCACGACCTGGGGGGACGCAGCGAGGCCTCTCTGGCGGCTGCGGTGGCGGAGCAGGCGCAGCGCCTGCCGCTCACCCTGGTGCTGCCCTGTCTGCACGCCGAGCTGCGGGGTCCGGCCCTGGAGCCGTTCGTGCGCCAGCTGGCCACCATTCCCTGGCTGAACGAGATCGTGATCGGCCTCGATCGGGCCGATGCCGCTGGATTCCGCGAGGCCCTCGCCCTGTTCAGCCAGCTGCCCCAGCCGCACCACCTGATCTGGAACGATGGCCCCCGGGTCACCGCACTGATCAAAGACCTGGGGCATCAGCAGCTGGCGCCGGCGGAACGGGGCAAGGGCCACAACATCTGGCTCTGCCTGGGCCTGGTCCAGGCCCTCGGGCGGGCCGAGGTGGTGGCCCTGCACGATTGCGATGTGGTGAGCTTCACGCCGCGGATGCTGGCCCGGCTCGTCTATCCGCTGCTGCATCCCGACAGCGGTTTCGTGTTCGCCAAGGCCTACTACCCGCGGATCAGCGCTGGGGTGATGTATGGGCGGGTCAGCCGCCTGTTCGTCACCCCCCTGCTGCGGGCCCTGCGGCGCTGCCTGCCCCCCAGCCGCTACCTGGAGTTTCTCGACAGCTTCCGCTACCCGCTCGCCGGCGAGTGCGCCATGCGGTGGAGCGCGGCACGGCGTCTGCATCTGCCCAGCGACTGGGGAATGGAAATCGGCGTGCTCACCGAGATGTTCCGCGATCACTCCACCCGCCAGCTCTGCCAGGTGGACATCGCCGAGGCCTACGACCACAAGCATCAGCCGTTTCCGCCCGAAACCGATCACAAGGCCGATCACGAGACCGATCACGGCGGTGGCGGCAGTGGCCTCGGGCGGATGGGCCGCGACATCGCCCTGGGGCTGTTCCGCGGGCTGGCGGCCCAGGGCCAGGTGCTCGATCTGGCGCTCGTGCGCAGTCTCGCGACCGCCTATCAGCGGATCGTGCTGGATCTGCTCGATTCCCACGCCGCCGACGCCGCCCTCAACGGCCTGCGGCTCGATCGCGGCGAGGAGACCCGCGCCGTCTCCTTCTTCGCCGCCTGCCTGCTGGAGGCCGGGCGGAGTTTCGTGCAGGAGGATCAGCTCTCCCGGCTCACTCCCACCTGGGATGAGGTGAGCCAGCGCAGGCCCGAGGTCCTGTCGAGGCTGGCAGCGGCGGTGGCGGCCGACCGGGCCGACCGGGCCGACCATGCTGGCGCCTGA
- a CDS encoding dihydropteroate synthase, which produces MSTPHPRTLLGVINLSPESMVSDSVVAGTEQLLQRAAWLHSQGCAVLDLGARSITPTAAMIDDAEEQRRLLPALGRLLQEGYRVSVDTWSSQTVRVALEAGATAINFTGADIEPSALAAVAAAGASLMLTYMPYGDAYRMRTATPVPYRLQGLLDHLDPRVEQARAAGVGEVIIDPNLGIIHPATDDVGKIQLQNSVLWNLDVLRKLGCPILLYAARKPERLARILFASNVLFAGADWIRTHHPDMIQALLTAATP; this is translated from the coding sequence ATGAGCACGCCCCATCCCCGCACCCTGCTCGGCGTGATCAACCTCTCGCCGGAATCGATGGTGAGCGACTCGGTGGTGGCGGGCACGGAGCAGCTCCTGCAACGGGCCGCCTGGTTGCACAGCCAGGGCTGCGCCGTGCTCGATCTGGGTGCCCGCTCGATCACGCCGACGGCGGCGATGATCGACGACGCCGAAGAACAGCGGCGGCTGCTGCCCGCCCTGGGCCGGCTGCTGCAGGAGGGCTATCGGGTGTCGGTGGACACCTGGAGTTCGCAGACGGTGCGCGTCGCCCTGGAGGCCGGCGCCACCGCCATCAATTTCACCGGCGCAGACATCGAGCCCTCGGCCCTGGCGGCGGTGGCGGCAGCCGGCGCCTCATTGATGCTCACCTACATGCCCTATGGCGACGCCTACCGCATGCGCACTGCCACTCCGGTGCCCTACCGGTTGCAGGGGCTGCTCGATCACCTCGACCCGCGGGTGGAGCAGGCCCGGGCCGCCGGCGTGGGTGAGGTGATCATCGATCCCAACCTCGGCATCATCCACCCCGCCACCGACGATGTCGGCAAGATCCAGCTGCAGAACAGCGTGCTCTGGAACCTGGATGTGCTGCGCAAGCTGGGCTGCCCGATCCTGCTCTACGCCGCCCGCAAGCCCGAGCGGCTGGCGCGCATCCTGTTCGCCTCGAATGTGCTCTTCGCCGGCGCCGACTGGATCCGCACCCACCATCCCGACATGATCCAGGCACTGCTGACGGCGGCGACGCCATGA
- a CDS encoding SDR family oxidoreductase, producing the protein MSDLPLHGRVALVTGGGRRTGRAIALALAGAGADVVVHYRHSEAEAREAVEQVERLGRRGLALAADLADAEATATAFATAVERLGRLDILVNNAAGIVWKPLGEMDVADWHRSIDDTLHITYHACRAALPWMRHQGYGRIVNLIDVDADALMAVPMVTPYKIGKTGVLQLSRTLAVTEAPYGITVNGVSPGTLENSERKPPLERIPAGRYGRTEEVARAVLFLADPASGYITGSNIKVSGGYLI; encoded by the coding sequence ATGAGCGACCTGCCCCTGCACGGCCGGGTGGCCCTGGTCACCGGTGGCGGGCGCCGCACCGGCCGGGCGATCGCCCTGGCCCTGGCGGGCGCTGGCGCCGATGTGGTGGTCCATTACCGGCACAGCGAAGCCGAGGCCCGTGAGGCGGTGGAGCAGGTGGAGCGGCTGGGGCGGCGCGGCCTGGCCCTGGCGGCTGATCTGGCGGATGCTGAAGCCACCGCAACCGCCTTCGCCACAGCGGTGGAGCGGCTGGGGCGGCTCGACATCCTGGTGAACAACGCGGCCGGCATCGTCTGGAAGCCGCTGGGGGAGATGGATGTGGCCGACTGGCATCGCAGCATCGACGACACCCTCCACATCACTTACCACGCCTGCCGTGCCGCCCTGCCATGGATGCGCCACCAGGGGTACGGCCGCATCGTCAACCTGATTGATGTCGACGCCGATGCGCTGATGGCGGTGCCGATGGTCACCCCCTACAAGATCGGCAAGACCGGCGTGCTGCAGCTCAGCCGCACACTGGCCGTCACGGAGGCTCCGTACGGCATCACGGTCAACGGCGTTTCACCCGGCACCCTGGAGAACTCGGAGCGCAAGCCGCCGCTCGAACGAATCCCGGCCGGCCGCTACGGCAGAACCGAGGAGGTGGCGCGGGCGGTGCTGTTCCTGGCCGATCCGGCCAGCGGCTACATCACCGGAAGCAACATCAAGGTCTCAGGCGGTTATCTGATCTGA
- a CDS encoding NUDIX domain-containing protein: MVYPIPTVGALVTGPCLRVLIVRTLKWRGSWGVPGGKVEWGETLDSALRRELREEVGLELASVQFALLQEAVEDAQFHRPVHFMLINYYAFSATTAVSPNHEIAEWAWVSPQQALDYPLNSFTRRLIQSYLDADMSDHYAVMAEQVMSDQVTTDQLVSDQVTSDQITA; encoded by the coding sequence ATGGTTTACCCCATTCCCACCGTCGGCGCCTTGGTCACAGGGCCATGCCTGCGTGTGCTGATTGTGCGCACGCTCAAGTGGCGCGGAAGCTGGGGCGTGCCCGGCGGAAAGGTGGAATGGGGTGAAACCCTCGACAGCGCACTGCGGCGTGAATTGCGGGAGGAGGTTGGCCTGGAGCTGGCGTCCGTGCAGTTCGCCCTGCTGCAGGAAGCCGTGGAAGATGCACAATTCCACCGTCCTGTGCACTTCATGTTGATCAACTACTACGCCTTCAGCGCCACAACCGCCGTCAGCCCTAATCACGAGATCGCCGAATGGGCCTGGGTATCCCCACAGCAGGCGCTCGATTATCCGCTCAACAGCTTCACGCGCCGATTAATCCAAAGCTATCTGGACGCGGACATGTCTGATCACTACGCGGTGATGGCTGAACAGGTCATGTCGGATCAGGTCACGACAGATCAGCTCGTGTCAGATCAGGTCACGTCAGATCAGATAACCGCCTGA
- a CDS encoding MFS transporter has translation MAKRPGPLHPWLPPGELAPIGVSLLATLVSTFSVIGILFVLLDLQPQLGITTAQVNLLRCTAIASGLLIVFCASTLCRLLGAKRCLAAGLALWIAGCLLLAGHAGLVTLAIGLVLMGCADGCVRVSSFAMLCGGAADAQQISVLVAANTLANSLAFVASPILNSWILVRTENSAVVIGGLWGGLFLLTLLLLQVFVRPDRREAAAQHAQVQASDWIVLLAAGGCASLISTLPIIHAFQPTWVPAGMALIIALMMLTAMSLRRSGSIAGGFRFLINPRIGLLLLALAALFSIDYRYCADRFLAIRYQLDLASISAWMTLASLAGIASSFVFAAVSSRIGMARSVGLGLLGCLILPITFVMAPSQVPILVIASATASFSFFLTFVRVGLASTITAMTDKPLLANLEAVRHVLATSAWSLGSALAVNVLLGTFRSTLEQQLKTLPLSDAVIQTISRLVASGHGREVLEGQYGISRQLLMTVIGRNATPTIEAIMSVLHGMGWLILLMLVLVTVLIALSRRVTVPMLRP, from the coding sequence ATGGCCAAGCGGCCGGGACCTCTCCACCCATGGCTGCCCCCGGGAGAACTGGCGCCGATCGGCGTCAGCCTGCTGGCCACGCTGGTCAGCACCTTTTCCGTGATCGGCATCTTGTTTGTGCTGCTGGATCTGCAGCCGCAGCTCGGCATCACCACAGCTCAGGTCAACCTGCTGCGTTGCACAGCGATCGCCAGCGGCCTGCTGATCGTCTTCTGTGCCAGCACGCTCTGCCGCTTGCTTGGCGCGAAACGCTGCCTGGCTGCCGGCCTTGCCCTCTGGATTGCAGGCTGCTTGCTGCTGGCAGGCCATGCGGGCCTGGTCACGCTCGCCATCGGGCTGGTTCTGATGGGCTGTGCCGACGGCTGCGTGCGGGTTTCTTCTTTCGCCATGCTCTGCGGTGGCGCCGCTGATGCGCAGCAGATTTCTGTGCTCGTCGCGGCCAACACGCTGGCCAACAGCCTGGCCTTTGTGGCCTCGCCGATCCTCAACAGCTGGATCCTGGTGCGGACCGAGAACAGTGCTGTCGTGATCGGCGGGCTGTGGGGAGGTCTGTTCCTGCTGACGCTGCTGCTGCTGCAGGTTTTCGTCCGCCCCGACAGACGCGAAGCGGCTGCCCAGCACGCCCAGGTCCAGGCCAGTGACTGGATCGTCCTGCTGGCTGCAGGAGGCTGCGCGTCCCTGATCAGCACGCTGCCGATCATCCACGCGTTCCAGCCGACCTGGGTGCCTGCCGGCATGGCTCTGATCATCGCCCTGATGATGCTCACGGCCATGTCCCTGCGGCGATCAGGCTCGATCGCCGGCGGATTCAGATTTCTGATCAACCCAAGAATTGGTCTGCTGCTTCTGGCTCTGGCGGCACTATTCTCAATTGACTACCGATACTGCGCCGATCGCTTTCTGGCGATTCGCTATCAGCTTGATCTCGCCAGTATCTCAGCCTGGATGACCCTGGCCAGCCTGGCGGGAATTGCCAGCTCCTTTGTGTTCGCTGCTGTCAGTTCCCGGATCGGCATGGCCAGGAGCGTTGGACTGGGCCTGCTGGGCTGTCTGATCTTGCCGATCACCTTCGTGATGGCTCCATCCCAGGTGCCCATCCTGGTGATTGCCTCAGCGACGGCATCCTTCTCGTTCTTTCTCACGTTCGTGAGGGTGGGGCTCGCCTCCACGATCACAGCCATGACCGATAAGCCATTGCTGGCCAATCTGGAAGCGGTGCGTCACGTTCTGGCCACCTCTGCCTGGTCGTTGGGTTCAGCTCTGGCGGTGAATGTGCTGCTCGGCACCTTCCGCAGCACGCTTGAGCAGCAGCTCAAGACCCTGCCCTTATCTGACGCGGTGATCCAAACCATCTCCCGACTTGTGGCCAGCGGCCATGGTCGTGAGGTGCTGGAGGGCCAGTACGGCATCTCCAGGCAGCTGCTGATGACAGTCATCGGCAGGAATGCCACTCCCACGATTGAGGCGATCATGAGTGTGCTGCATGGGATGGGCTGGCTGATCCTGCTGATGCTGGTTCTGGTCACGGTTCTGATCGCTTTATCACGCCGGGTCACCGTGCCGATGCTGCGCCCATGA
- a CDS encoding transposase — MTLSHSGASELRQLMEGTTAGALIPEIVRRGFQDLLEAEVSALTGAQLHERCPDQRSTHRNGYRRRLLTTQVGDLTLAIPKLRQGSFLPDWLAPRRRIDKALYAVVMEAYTGGISTRKVDALVEALGGDFAASPNRK; from the coding sequence ATGACCCTTTCCCATAGTGGCGCCTCCGAGCTGAGACAGCTCATGGAGGGCACCACCGCTGGCGCGTTGATCCCGGAGATCGTGCGTCGGGGCTTTCAGGACCTGCTGGAGGCCGAGGTTTCCGCGCTCACCGGAGCCCAACTCCACGAGCGTTGCCCCGATCAGCGCTCTACGCACCGCAACGGCTACCGCAGGCGACTGCTCACCACCCAGGTGGGCGACCTGACCCTGGCCATCCCAAAGCTGAGGCAGGGCAGCTTCTTGCCCGACTGGCTGGCGCCCCGACGGCGGATCGACAAGGCCCTCTACGCCGTGGTGATGGAGGCCTACACCGGCGGCATCTCCACCCGCAAAGTCGACGCCCTGGTGGAGGCTCTGGGCGGCGACTTTGCGGCATCTCCAAATCGGAAGTGA
- a CDS encoding IS256 family transposase, which translates to MSRICQGLDEQVKAFLGRPLEHASFPYVYLDATYLHGRLGRNMQVVSRAVVVAIGINALGYREVLGIAVGDSEAEGFWRQFLGSLKERGLTGTRLVISDAHLGLTAAIKRMFQGSSWQRCRVHFLRNLLSHVPKVGQDMVAAAMKAVFVIQKPEQVRAHWQQVTEMLRKQFPGAVPVMEDARDDVLAFLHFPQEHWRKIWSTNPLERLNKE; encoded by the coding sequence GTGAGTCGCATCTGCCAGGGCCTTGATGAGCAGGTCAAAGCCTTTCTGGGCCGGCCACTGGAGCATGCCAGCTTCCCCTACGTCTACCTCGACGCGACCTACCTTCACGGCCGTCTGGGCCGCAACATGCAGGTGGTCTCCCGGGCGGTGGTGGTGGCGATCGGGATCAATGCCCTCGGCTACCGCGAGGTACTGGGAATCGCCGTGGGCGACAGCGAAGCCGAGGGCTTCTGGCGCCAGTTCCTGGGCTCACTCAAAGAGCGTGGCCTGACTGGCACGCGGCTGGTGATTTCGGATGCCCACCTGGGGCTGACAGCCGCGATCAAGCGCATGTTCCAGGGCAGCAGCTGGCAGCGGTGCCGAGTGCACTTCCTGCGCAACCTCCTGAGTCATGTCCCAAAGGTTGGCCAGGACATGGTGGCGGCGGCGATGAAAGCGGTGTTCGTGATCCAGAAGCCTGAGCAGGTCAGAGCCCACTGGCAGCAGGTCACCGAGATGCTGCGCAAGCAGTTCCCCGGCGCCGTGCCCGTGATGGAAGACGCCCGGGACGACGTGCTGGCCTTCCTGCACTTCCCCCAGGAGCACTGGCGCAAGATCTGGAGCACCAACCCGCTCGAGCGCCTCAACAAGGAGTGA
- a CDS encoding transposase, with translation MSKRRAHSPEFKARVAMEAISGRKTIQEIAADHAIHPIQVSQWKRQLLDGASELFTRGKKTKDKEEGQAKEAELFQQIGRLQMELEWLKKKSQLL, from the coding sequence ATGAGCAAGCGCCGCGCCCACAGCCCCGAGTTCAAGGCCAGGGTCGCCATGGAGGCGATCAGTGGCCGCAAGACGATCCAGGAGATCGCCGCCGACCACGCCATCCACCCGATCCAGGTGAGCCAGTGGAAGCGGCAGCTCCTGGACGGTGCCAGCGAGCTCTTCACCCGAGGCAAGAAGACCAAGGACAAGGAGGAGGGGCAGGCCAAGGAGGCGGAGCTGTTCCAGCAGATCGGACGGCTGCAGATGGAGCTGGAGTGGCTCAAAAAAAAGTCTCAACTGCTCTGA
- a CDS encoding IS3 family transposase: MARIDALYLEDPCSGSRRMVDYLAQDGIPISRDRVRNLMRRMGLRAIYQKPRTTVPGDPSVRFPCLVDLTQVTSVDQVWATDITYIPLQKGFLYLVAIMDLHSRHVLSWRLSNSLDTKFCLEALEMALGGGRRPEIGAYQQRCPLRVLI, encoded by the coding sequence ATGGCCAGGATCGATGCTCTCTACCTGGAGGATCCCTGCAGCGGCAGCCGCCGGATGGTGGACTATCTGGCCCAAGATGGTATCCCGATCAGCCGAGATCGAGTGCGAAACCTCATGCGGCGCATGGGATTACGGGCGATCTACCAGAAGCCCCGGACGACGGTTCCAGGTGATCCGTCCGTGCGGTTCCCCTGCCTGGTGGACCTCACGCAGGTCACGTCGGTGGATCAGGTCTGGGCGACCGACATCACCTACATCCCTCTGCAGAAAGGGTTCCTCTATCTGGTGGCGATCATGGATCTCCATTCCAGGCATGTGCTCAGCTGGAGGCTCTCCAACAGCCTTGACACGAAGTTCTGTCTGGAGGCCCTGGAGATGGCCTTGGGAGGCGGCCGTAGGCCAGAGATCGGCGCCTATCAGCAAAGATGTCCGCTCAGGGTACTGATCTGA
- a CDS encoding IS3 family transposase — protein MIPSGDRGAIVALLQEGISRGLSAKAIADLFGLATRTLRRWGLMIRTQGFSCDQRKGASRHVMHRFSEEERQQVLSTVNDPRFADLTPGQIVAILAEEGVYVGSESTIYRIMRQEGLLNHRGRSRPPREPREPPVLEATGIHQVLAWDITLLPGPVKGQFYYLYMVMDVWSRRILGVEVHDRECGELAKHFFDRVCRDEGISSGSTTILHADNGAPMRSYTLAAKLAELGISLSFSRPRVSNDNAYVESWFRTMKYHQSYPVRRFRDLLSVRAWVDGFVDWYNAEHRHSGIKYVTPNQRHYGEADAICRVRQQTYEQARAQHPRRWARPPRDWAQPTVVRVNHPRPQDTVAA, from the coding sequence TTGATTCCGTCTGGCGATCGCGGTGCGATCGTCGCGCTTCTACAGGAAGGCATCAGTCGTGGCCTTTCGGCCAAGGCCATTGCTGATCTTTTCGGCCTGGCGACACGCACGCTGAGGCGATGGGGCTTGATGATTCGGACCCAGGGATTCAGCTGCGATCAACGCAAGGGAGCGTCCAGGCATGTCATGCATCGTTTCAGCGAGGAGGAGCGCCAACAGGTGTTGTCCACTGTCAACGATCCACGCTTTGCCGATCTCACGCCTGGTCAGATCGTGGCGATCCTTGCCGAGGAGGGAGTCTACGTGGGATCGGAGTCAACGATTTACCGCATCATGCGCCAGGAAGGCCTGTTAAATCATCGCGGCAGGAGCCGCCCACCGCGGGAGCCAAGAGAGCCACCCGTGCTGGAGGCAACGGGCATCCATCAAGTGCTGGCCTGGGATATCACCCTGTTGCCGGGGCCTGTGAAGGGTCAATTCTACTACCTTTATATGGTGATGGATGTGTGGAGCCGGCGCATCCTTGGCGTTGAGGTGCACGATCGTGAATGCGGCGAACTGGCCAAGCACTTCTTTGATCGTGTCTGCCGTGATGAAGGGATCAGCTCGGGGTCGACCACGATCCTGCACGCCGATAACGGAGCACCCATGCGCTCCTACACCTTGGCCGCCAAGCTGGCCGAGCTCGGCATCTCCCTGTCATTCTCGCGGCCGCGGGTGAGCAATGACAACGCCTACGTTGAGTCATGGTTCCGAACCATGAAATATCACCAGAGCTATCCAGTGCGTCGTTTCCGGGATCTTCTCTCAGTGCGTGCCTGGGTCGATGGTTTTGTTGACTGGTACAACGCTGAGCATCGTCACAGCGGCATCAAGTATGTGACGCCCAATCAACGTCACTACGGAGAAGCTGACGCGATCTGCAGAGTCCGTCAGCAGACCTATGAGCAGGCGCGTGCGCAACATCCACGCCGCTGGGCCAGGCCACCTCGCGATTGGGCTCAGCCAACAGTCGTGCGGGTCAACCATCCCAGACCGCAGGACACTGTCGCTGCTTGA
- a CDS encoding transposase: protein MQPPYDAALRQAVRLRMSPPNLESVAEIARDTGITAQTIYNWRSQWQKQGQLVPATNRPPEQWSAADKLAAVIQAAGLNGSELGSFCRERGLYPKQVARWRQAAEDANGPSAPSMADQRELQRKNQELVRRNRQLERELQKKEKALTEAATLLMLSKKFNQIFQPDEDP, encoded by the coding sequence ATGCAACCGCCCTATGACGCCGCTCTGCGGCAAGCCGTCCGCCTGCGGATGAGCCCTCCGAACCTTGAGAGCGTGGCTGAGATCGCCCGCGACACCGGGATCACGGCGCAGACCATCTACAACTGGCGGAGCCAGTGGCAGAAGCAGGGCCAGCTGGTGCCTGCCACGAACCGGCCGCCGGAGCAGTGGAGCGCTGCCGACAAGCTGGCAGCCGTGATCCAGGCCGCAGGACTGAACGGAAGCGAGCTCGGGTCGTTCTGCAGGGAGCGGGGGCTGTACCCCAAGCAGGTTGCCCGTTGGCGCCAGGCCGCCGAGGATGCCAATGGCCCCAGCGCGCCGAGCATGGCTGATCAGCGGGAACTGCAACGCAAGAATCAGGAACTGGTCCGGCGGAATCGCCAGCTGGAGCGTGAATTGCAGAAGAAAGAAAAAGCACTGACAGAAGCGGCGACGTTGTTGATGCTCTCAAAAAAGTTCAACCAGATCTTTCAACCGGACGAGGATCCTTGA
- a CDS encoding transposase — protein sequence MDGSNRADFFADTGGIFHSDQGCQFTSADFVARLKGERIQISWSGRKRCYDNILVERLWRTVKYEEVYLRAYSDGWDAEISLARFLWRYCHVRPHSSLGGKTPHAVYTEAEPCSTRPGLTMSGAGTVQ from the coding sequence GTGGACGGGTCAAACCGAGCGGACTTCTTTGCTGACACTGGGGGGATCTTCCACTCCGATCAAGGCTGTCAGTTCACGTCCGCTGACTTTGTGGCCAGACTCAAAGGGGAGCGGATCCAGATCAGCTGGTCCGGCAGAAAGCGGTGCTACGACAACATCCTTGTTGAACGGCTGTGGAGGACTGTCAAGTACGAGGAGGTCTACCTACGGGCATACAGCGATGGCTGGGACGCTGAAATCAGCCTGGCCCGCTTCCTGTGGCGGTATTGCCATGTAAGACCTCACAGTTCCCTTGGAGGCAAAACTCCCCACGCGGTCTACACTGAGGCCGAACCATGTTCCACCCGTCCTGGGTTAACGATGTCAGGGGCCGGAACTGTCCAATAA